The segment TGGAAATGGGTTTAAAGACTAATACCAAAGTATCACTGCAACCACGGAGAGTTCAACTTATGCAGATCGTGACCAATCCAGTGCAAAAAAGATTTGATCTTTACGAAGCCAGAATAGCTTTAGCGAGCAGTGAGAATACTCTTCAGAAAAAGAAAATAAAAATTCCCGGATTGGGAAAAGATACGGTTGGAAAAGTAGAGTCTTATCTCTACGGAAATTTTGAAACAAACTTTGAGCAAAAGTTTCGGCCACACAGATTAATGCTTATTCGAAGATTATTTATAGTTTTCATTCCTGTACTGATAAGTTACCTTGTCCTTCTGAGAATTCCGTATATAGAATTTAATATCTGGGCTATTTTAGCAGCGTGTTTTATAGTGCTGGGAGTAATTTACCAGATATTGAGTTATAGATCCCAACAATTAATTTTTACAGAAGAATTCCTTCAAAAAAAGCAAGGGGTTTGGAATAAAAAAGAGGAATTATTTGAAGTCTTCAAAATGCAATCTGTTACCGTAAAACAACCTTTTTGGTACAGGCGTAGAAACCTAATAAATGTGATGTTTCATACAGCCGGAGGAGATGTAAGTTTTAGAGCCGTAAACAGGGATATTTTGACATACATCAATTATGTACTTTACAAAGCTGAATCAACAGGACGCAAGTGGATGTGAAAGAGGTTTAAGGTTTCAGGTTTCAAGTTTCAAGTTTCAGGTTTCCAGAACAAGATTTAGAGATTTAAAGTTCAAGTAAAATTAAATTTATAATTTTCTCTTTTCTCTTCTCTCTTCTCTCTTTTCTTAAGTCCTACCTCTTGATTCTTGTCTCTTGTCTCTTGCTTCTTGCCCGGACCCTATCTTAGTTTTGGAAATTTCTGCGGATTAGCTTCGTGCATAATGCTGTACACTTTTTCAAAAATATCTTCCGCAGAAGGTTTAGAGAAGTAATCCCCATCTGTTCCGTAAGCGGGACGGTGAGGTTTGGCAGTTAATGTCTGCGGCTTGCTGTCTAAGTGCACATAGGCATTTTGTTCTTCAATCACCTGCTGCAAGATGAATGCTGAAGCACCTCCCGGCACGTCTTCATCTATTACCAATAATCGGTTGGTTTTCTCAATGCTTTTTACAATGTCCCTGTTCAAATCAAAAGGCAGGAGGGACTGTATATCTATAACTTCAGCACTAATACCAACTTCTTCCAGTTCATTAGCGGCTTCTTCAACTAATCGAAGAGTAGAACCGTAAGAAACCAGGGTAATATCCTTTCCTTCTTTTAAAGTTTCCACCACTCCAAGTGGGGTGCGGAACTCTCCAAAGTTATTAGGAAGTTTTTCTTTGAGTCTGTAACCATTAAGACACTCCACTACAAGGGCAGGTTCGTCTGCCTGTAATAAGGTGTTGTAAAAACCTGCGGCTTTTGTCATATTCCGTGGCACGAGGATGTGGATTCCACGCAGGAGATGTACAAGGGCTCCCATAGGCGAACCACTGTGCCATATGCCTTCAAGTCTATGCCCACGTGTTCTCACAATAACCGGAGCTTTTTGCTTCCCTTTGGTACGATATTGTAAGGTGGCAAGGTCGTCACTCATTATTTGCAGAGCATACAGAACGTAATCGAGATATTGAATTTCTGCAATTGGTCTAAGGCCTCTCATTGCCATACCCAGACCCTGGCCTAAAATGGTAGCTTCCCGAATTCCGGAGTCTGCTACCCTGAGTTTTCCGTACTTCTCCTGCATTCCTTCCAGGCCCTGGTTAACGTCGCCAATTTCACCTGTATCTTCACCAAAAATTAAAGTTTCCGGATGTGTAGAAAAGATTTTATCAAAATTGTTTCGCAGAATGATCCTGGCATCTACTTCATGAGCATTTGTATCGTAAGTGGGCTTTACTTCTTTAATATTAAGTGCACTCCACTGAGATTCGCTGTATAAGTTACTGCTGTACTCGGGCTGGGATTCTTTTATGTAATTGTCGATCCAGTTTATCAGTTCCTGTCTGGCAGCACCTTCAGTTCCAAGGAGATATTTTAATGATTTTCTGGCAGCAATAAGAAGGTCTTTTTTCTCAGGATCTTTTATTCCTCCTACTTCCTTTTTAAGTTGAAGGACTGCATTTTTATTGCTGCTTTCTTCCGCAGCTCTTTTAAGCAGAGGTAATAGTTCTTTCTGCTTATTCCTCATAGGATCGGTATAAGCTAACCAAGCGGCTTTTTTACCGTCTCTAACCTCTTTTTTAATATTCTTTTCGAGCTCTTCCAGTTCATCATTTGTGGCAAAATGATTTTCTATGATCCATTCCCGGAATTTTATATTACAATCGTATGCTCTCTCCCACTTAAGGCGTTCCTCTTTCTTGTATCTTTCGTGAGATCCTGAAGTGGAATGCCCTTGTGGCTGTGTAAGTTCTTTAACATGAATAAGTACAGGGGAATGAGATTTTCGGGCAATTTTAGATGCTTTTTCATATGCTTCTACAAGTGCAACGTAATCCCACCCGTTCACAATAATAATTTCGTAGCCTTTGTTATCCTCATCTCTCTGAAAACCTTTAAGAATTTCAGAAATATTTTCTTTGGTAGTTTGATATTTCGCGTGGACTGAAATACCATATTCATCATCCCATACACTCATTACCATAGGTACCTGTAATACACCAGCTGCATTAATGGTCTCCCAAAACAAGCCTTCACTTGTACTGGCATTACCTATTGTACCCCAGGCGATTTCATTTCCATTATTTGAAAATTTTTCAGAATCAATGCCTTCAACATTTCTATATATTTTAGAGGCCTGAGCAAGGCCTAAAAGTCGGGGCATTTGGCCTGCGGTGGGGGAGATATCTGCACTGGAATTTTTTTGCTGCATTAAATTTTTCCAGCTACCATCTTCCTTAAGGCTATGAGTGGCAAAATGTCCACCCATTTGTCGGCCTGCAGACATTGGTTCGTCTTCAATATTGGTGTTGGCATAGAGGCTAAGCAAAAAACTGCTGGACAGTAAGCTCACCAATGGCCATCATAAAAGTTTGATCCCTATAATAACCTGAACGAAAATCTCCATTTTTAAAAACTTTGGCTAAAGCTAACTGAGGTAATTCTTTTCCATCACCAAAGATCCCGAATTTTGCTTTTCCAGTTAGGACTTCCCGTCTTCCCAAAAGACTACATTCACGGCTGGTTACTGCAATATGATAATCTTCCAGTACCTGATTCCTGAAATCTTCAAAGGAAAGAGATTCTTTGGTCTGTGGCTCGCTTTGCATGAAATTGATTTTGAATGGTAACAAATGTAGGCAAAGATACTGTTAAATACAATTCAATCAAAAGCCAATAAAAATGTAAATTATTTGATTTACAGGATAAATTTTACGTTATATTCAAAAATTAAAAATAAGTGATGAAATTTTTGATAATATCACAATAGGAAGGTTGTTTTATAAATATTCTTCCATAGACCCCTCCAACGAACCTTAATAATTAATACCACTCCCGGGTGAATAATTTAATTAATGTATTGAGATCCAAAGTAACAATAAATCTTATTTTTTGATCATAATTATCCTGGGCTATTTCCCAACCAAGATTTGAATAAACCGGGAAAAAAACTTCGAAATAATCCTGAACCAGGCTCATTCTAATTCCGGAATCATAGACAAATTCGGGATTAAAACCTTTATTTTTAAGAAGGCCTGCATCCCCGTAAACAAAGATCCACTTCCACAAATTTGTGCTTGCATTAACCGTTGTGAGCCATTGATTAGCATATTCCGGCTGTAACTGCGATTTGAAACCACCTTCTGCTGTAATTAATTGTTGGCTGAACAATCCTGTGGACTGACTTCGGCCATAGTAGTTATAATCGAAGAGGTAATCTGTTGGCCGATCCAGGGCAAAGCTGAAGTAATCATTGTCAACTTCATCGTTATACAAAAAGGTTCCCGCAAACATCCTCAAATTGATCTGCTGATTGTTTTTAAAAAGCTTACGGTATTCAACTTCCATAGAAAGTTTACTAAAGTTTTTTGCAAGTTCATAATCTACGCCACCAGTAATAAAATCTACAAGATTGGTATCACTATAATTGTAACTTACATTAAAAACATTGTATTCCGGCTGTTCAACAGGATTTATGGGATCGAGATCCTGTTGAACATTTACGTTTCTTAAAATAAGGCTTTGCCGCTCGTTATCCCTCAAGTAAAAATTTCTAAAAAAGAATCCCAGGTAGGGAGTAAACTTTTCGTAGAAAAGATCATAGCCATAGGAGAATCTTACTCCGCTTACACCGTAACGCAATGCAAAAAGATTCTCATCATCATAAAAATGTGTATTACTTACCATAGCTGAGCCAACCAGGGTTTGGCTATTAAACCCAAATTTAGGAGCCAGGCGAAAATCAAACCTTCTGTTAAGGAATGGCTTGTTATAAACTTTAGGCCCTATAGCCACTCCGTCGTATAAATTAAAGGTGACTTCCGGCATAAAAAATAACTGATAATACCTTGGATCTTCAACATCCTTTAAGAGTCTAAACTGAACAGGTTTATCCAGGAAGGTCGTAATACCTTTATAATTGTCTCTTTGGTTTATTTCGGGAATAATACCTTCATAATTTAAAGCCAGCCTTTCAATACCGTCACGAGGAATAGTAACAGTTACATTTTCAGCCGTATTTTCCACCCACTTCTTATAAATGATTTCTCCATCCCTTAACCCGTAAAGAGGTACAGGCATATTATTATTCTTCTTATTTTTAATAGTTACTAACAGTGAATCTTCCGTTTTCCGGACATTCTTAATTTTGAAATCCATTTTTTGACTTGTGGTGACATAATCATCAAAAAACCAGGAAATATCTTTATCGGCATTTTTTTGAAGAATCTGTTTAAAAGATTCTGCTCCAGTGGGTTCTAATAAATAATCGGAATAAAATTCTTCAATTGAAGCTTTCACTGTCTTGTCTCCTAAAAAATCTTCAACATATTTTAAACCAGCTCCTGCCTTATAAGCGTTGGCTATATTTTTATTAAATTTAATTAGTGAATCCTGGCTGGTGGTTAGCGGTTGGTCAAGATTCATTCTTGCCATGTGCAGGTAGAGAAAGGGATATTGGTCGTTAAATTCCAGATCAGCCGCATGAAACCATCTTATTCCTATAACATCACTCAGGTTCCCCATGAGTTTCATATCTGGATAATAGGTGTCTACGTAGTCCATCATTAGAGATATGTGAATGGCATCATAAACCCATTGTTCTTCCCTTGGATTCAAGAGCAACGTATTTTTTAAATAATGATCTGTCACAGCTTTAAGCTGTTTAATATCATATTGGAATCCATCTGGAAATGGACGTATATAATGAGGAAGTTGGTTAAGACCATACACAGGATTGTTTAAATAATCCTCCCGGGTTACGAAGAGGGTTTTATGTGGATATTCTCCCAACCTTAATTCCAGAAACTTCAGGATACGGTTTAATATGAGACCTTTCATTCCTAACATAAGTCCATCGTCCTCAACATTGGTTAGAACTTCGGTTGAATTTACTTCTATAGACTCAAAATTAAAGGTACGGGTAAGATAGAGTTGAGATGTTACTCTGTTATCACCGCTAAGAAAAGTAGTTTTAAAACCATTTTCAGTGATCACCCTTTCAACATTGAGCGGTGATCCTACATATAAATTGGGTTTTGTGGATAATTTAATTTTTATATCAGCCGGAGGGGTATATTGATCTCCAATATTCCTGTCACTGTAGATTTTCCAATCGCCATTAAAGACGGCAGGGGTAATGTACCAGTACTTCAGCTTAAAATTGCCAAGGTCATCATAGCCATACCGGGTAAATTTTTCAGAAGGTATTTTTACCCTGTATAGAAGATTTAGATAAACTTTTTCCCCGGGATTTAAAGGTTCTTCGAGAAAAATCCTAATAATGTCGGGCGCACCTTCGGGTCGGTCCCAGGTGTAGTTCTGTACATTTTTATTTGTAATACTATAGATCTTTGTGAAGCCCCTTTCTTCTTCTTTCGCGAAATGAAATCGCCGTAGATAGTCTTCAGCAAAACGTCTGGCCAGGGGAGTAGATTTATCCTTAAAACTATTCGCCCAATCATTTAAATAGATTTCATTGAGAACCATCTCACTGGTATTCTCATATACAATCTCCTGTTGTATATTAAAAGTTTTTGTAGAGTCATTAAGAACAGCAGTGATATTTATTGCTGTTTGGCCGAAGCCCGGTTGAACAGCCCAATGGTACTTACAAGAATCAGGAAAATAAATTTCTTCAAAGGTCTTCAGGAATTAAATAATACCGGTATTGGGACAGGCAACAAAACCTTCAAAGAAAGCCTGAAAATGTGAAGAATACACAGCCTTTAATTAAAAATTAGGACTAAGGTTGTATTCATCATAAAATTGATCCAGGATTTCCAGAACTTCATCTGCAGTATCAACTACGTGTAACAGGTCAATATCGCCGTCACTGATATTTTGGAAGCTGTCCAGAAGGGTTGCTCTCACCCAATCAATAAGTCCACCCCAAAAATCGGTCCCAACTAGAATTATAGGAAATTTATCAATCTTATTGGTTTGGATAAGTGTTATAGCCTCAAAGAGTTCGTCTAATGTTCCAAAACCTCCCGGCATTACAACAAATCCCTGTGAATATTTTACAAACATTACTTTTCTCACAAAGAAATAGTCAAAATCAAGACTTTTATCCCTGTCAATATATGGATTATCATGCTGCTCAAAAGGAAGATCTATATTTAGACCTACAGATGTTCCCCCAGCCAGATGAGCTCCTTTATTACCACTTCCATGATTCCAGGCCCTCCACTTAGGTTATTACTCCATACCCGTGATCAACTATTTTCTGAGCAACCTTTTCGGTAAGCTTATAATATTTGTGATCGGGCTTTGTCCTGGCAGATCCAAAAATGGAAACACAGGGGCCAATTTGGCTAAGTTTCTCATATCCTTTTACAAATTCACCCATTATTTTAAAAATAGCCCAGGAATCATTTGTTTTAATTTCGTTCCAGGCTTTATTTCCTTGTTTTGCTCTCATTGTATTTATTCTAATTCAATTCTCTTTTAAGATAGGTTGCTGTATAGCTTTTTTTATGTTTTGCAACTTCTTCGGGTGTACCTGAGGCAACTACTTCTCCTCCGTTTTTTCCGCCTTCGTAGCCAATATCTATAATATAATCTGCCGTTTTGATCACGTCCATATTATGTTCAATAATAAGAACAGTATTTCCTTTGTTAGCCAGTTTATTAAGAACATCCATTAAAACCCTTATATCTTCAAAATGTAAACCTGTGGTAGGTTCATCGAGAATATAAAAAGTATTTCCGGTATCCCGCTTGGATAGTTCGGTGGCTAATTTTATCCTTTGAGCTTCCCCGCCAGAGAGGGTAGTGCTTTGCTGTCCAAGAGTCACGTATCCCAAACCTACATCCTGTATGGTCTTTAATTTGCGATATATTTTTGGAATAAGCTCAAAAAACTCGGTCGCCTCATTAATTGTCATTTCAAGAACATCAGAAATAGATTTTCCCTTATATCGAATCTCGAGAGTTTCCCTGTTGAACCTTTTTCCCTGGCAGGTCTCACATTCCACATAAACATCGGGAAGAAAATTCATTTCAATTACTCTTAAACCTCCACCTTTACAGGTTTCACATCTTCCACCTTTTACATTAAAGCTAAACTTAGCCGGGCTTGTAACCTCTTATCAAGGCTTCAGGAGTTTTTGCAAAAAGATTTCGAATTTCAGAAAATACCCCGGTGTAGGTCGATGGATTAGATCGAGGGGTTCTGCCTATAGGTGTTTGGTTAATATCTATTACTTTATCTATATGATCCAAACCGCTTATGCTCTTATATGGTTTGGGGACTTTCACGCCATTAAAGTAGTGGGCATTCATTATAGGATAAAGCGTTTCATTAATTAGAGTAGATTTACCACTTCCCGAAACTCCTGTTACCGCTACCATTTTACCCAGCGGAATTTTTATAGTTACATTTTTAAGATTATTTCCCGTTGCTCCCTTTAGTACTATTTCTTTTCCATTTCCTTTTCTGCGTTTCTTCGGAATTTCTATTTCCTTAGTGCCGTTTAAATAAGAAGCTGTAATAGTATCATGAGATTTAATTTGTGCAGGAGTTCCCTGGCTAATAATTTCTCCCCCATGTTTTCCTGCTCTAGGGCCTATATCGATGACATGATCTGCACGCTCTATCATGTCCTTATCGTGTTCAACCACAATTACCGAATTTCCAAGATCACGAAGAGAAACCAAGGAATTTATTAATTTATCATTATCTCTTTGATGAAGACCAATACTTGGCTCATCCAGAATGTATAGAACTCCCACAAGCTGAGAACCTATTTGGGTAGCAAGCCGTATTCTTTGCGCCTCTCCTCCGGAAAGGGATTTCGAACTTCGGTTAAGGGAAAGATAAGTTAAACCTACATCTACCAGAAACTGTAGGCGGGATCGAATTTCTTTTATTACTTCAGAAGCTATTAAAAGTTGTTTTTCTGAAAGCTGCTCTTCCAGGTGCGCAAACCAATCCTGAAGGTCGGTTATATCTTTATTAGCTAATTCAGCAATATTCCTGTCATTTATTCTGAAGAAGAGCGCTTCTTTTTTAAGCCTGGCCCCTTCACAATCAGGACAGGTTATTTTGTCCATATATTCTTTGGCCCATCTCCTTAAAGAAGAAGAATCATTGTTGTTATAAGTAGTTTCAATGAAGGTGGCTACTCCTTCAAAATCTATTTTAAATTCTCTGGTAATTCCAAGAGCTTTAGATTCTTTCGAAAATTTCTCTTTTCCACCATAAAGTATCATTTCTATCGCTGCCTGGGGAACAGAAGAAACAGGATCGCTCAATTTGAAATTAAATTTTTCAGCAATTAGTTCCAATTGAGAAAAGACCCAATTTTTCTTCTGGGGACCGTGAGGGGCCAGGGCTCCATTCTTAATTGATTTCTTCCTGTCGGGTATTAACTTATCTTCATTCACCCGATGTAGGCTTCCAATTCCGTTACAGGTGGGACAGGCTCCTTTAGGGGAATTAAATGAAAAGTTATTAGGTTCGGGATTAGGGTAGGAGATCCCCGTTGTTGGACACATTAAATTTCTGCTAAAA is part of the Antarcticibacterium sp. 1MA-6-2 genome and harbors:
- a CDS encoding metalloprotease translates to MVLNEIYLNDWANSFKDKSTPLARRFAEDYLRRFHFAKEEERGFTKIYSITNKNVQNYTWDRPEGAPDIIRIFLEEPLNPGEKVYLNLLYRVKIPSEKFTRYGYDDLGNFKLKYWYITPAVFNGDWKIYSDRNIGDQYTPPADIKIKLSTKPNLYVGSPLNVERVITENGFKTTFLSGDNRVTSQLYLTRTFNFESIEVNSTEVLTNVEDDGLMLGMKGLILNRILKFLELRLGEYPHKTLFVTREDYLNNPVYGLNQLPHYIRPFPDGFQYDIKQLKAVTDHYLKNTLLLNPREEQWVYDAIHISLMMDYVDTYYPDMKLMGNLSDVIGIRWFHAADLEFNDQYPFLYLHMARMNLDQPLTTSQDSLIKFNKNIANAYKAGAGLKYVEDFLGDKTVKASIEEFYSDYLLEPTGAESFKQILQKNADKDISWFFDDYVTTSQKMDFKIKNVRKTEDSLLVTIKNKKNNNMPVPLYGLRDGEIIYKKWVENTAENVTVTIPRDGIERLALNYEGIIPEINQRDNYKGITTFLDKPVQFRLLKDVEDPRYYQLFFMPEVTFNLYDGVAIGPKVYNKPFLNRRFDFRLAPKFGFNSQTLVGSAMVSNTHFYDDENLFALRYGVSGVRFSYGYDLFYEKFTPYLGFFFRNFYLRDNERQSLILRNVNVQQDLDPINPVEQPEYNVFNVSYNYSDTNLVDFITGGVDYELAKNFSKLSMEVEYRKLFKNNQQINLRMFAGTFLYNDEVDNDYFSFALDRPTDYLFDYNYYGRSQSTGLFSQQLITAEGGFKSQLQPEYANQWLTTVNASTNLWKWIFVYGDAGLLKNKGFNPEFVYDSGIRMSLVQDYFEVFFPVYSNLGWEIAQDNYDQKIRFIVTLDLNTLIKLFTREWY